From a region of the Chitinophagales bacterium genome:
- a CDS encoding aspartate aminotransferase family protein — MKTEENQQKLLFPKNGKNPDEIYKLLDDAGDADANWRNGKTFSLVFYGGDELSKVSQKAFMKYYYENGLNPTVFPSLMRFENEVVAMSADLMNGDSDVVGNMTSGGTESILCAVKAAKYYALNKNPDIKPEIVVAQSIHPAFDKAAHYFGIKINHIPVRKDKRADVKAMEAAINKNTILIVGSAPSYPHGVIDPIEELAAIAKKHNILMHVDACVGGYMLPWVERLGYAIPKFDFRVDGVTSMSMDLHKYGYTAKGASCVLYRNSEIRKNQYFVYSGWNGGIYASPSIAGTRPGGTIAAAWAVVNYLGEDGYMRIAKEVMESAEKIKKAVDAMDGIYVISNPEMSLLAIGSNDIDMIELGDELQFKGWYIDKQQNPSSLHLTLSQGNLAIVDEFLADLKEALAKAKKFSLNKIATKAASGFAKGAAKVLSEDAMSKLTTMLQKAGGKGLPKRSAPMYGLMGSLPNKGDVDDLILNMLDGLNKLD, encoded by the coding sequence ATGAAAACTGAAGAAAACCAGCAAAAATTATTATTTCCCAAAAACGGAAAAAACCCGGATGAAATCTACAAACTGCTGGACGATGCTGGCGATGCAGATGCCAATTGGCGCAATGGAAAGACCTTTAGCCTGGTATTTTACGGTGGCGATGAACTGAGCAAGGTTTCCCAAAAGGCATTTATGAAATACTATTATGAAAATGGGCTGAACCCCACGGTATTTCCTAGCTTGATGCGTTTTGAAAACGAGGTGGTTGCCATGTCGGCCGATTTGATGAATGGTGATTCGGATGTGGTGGGAAACATGACTTCAGGGGGGACCGAGAGTATTCTGTGTGCCGTGAAAGCTGCCAAGTATTATGCATTGAACAAGAATCCTGATATAAAGCCCGAAATAGTGGTGGCGCAAAGTATTCACCCGGCATTTGACAAAGCAGCGCATTATTTCGGAATTAAAATAAACCACATACCCGTGCGCAAAGACAAGCGCGCTGATGTGAAAGCAATGGAAGCGGCCATCAATAAAAACACCATATTAATTGTAGGTTCCGCCCCTTCTTATCCGCATGGCGTGATCGACCCGATAGAGGAATTGGCTGCCATAGCAAAAAAACACAATATTTTGATGCATGTAGATGCCTGTGTGGGCGGTTATATGTTGCCTTGGGTGGAGCGTTTGGGCTATGCCATCCCAAAATTCGATTTTCGTGTAGATGGCGTTACTTCAATGTCCATGGATTTGCACAAATACGGCTATACGGCCAAGGGCGCTTCCTGTGTTTTGTATAGAAATTCCGAAATCAGGAAAAACCAATATTTCGTTTATTCCGGTTGGAATGGCGGAATCTATGCCTCGCCTTCTATAGCCGGCACACGACCGGGAGGTACCATTGCTGCTGCATGGGCGGTGGTCAACTATTTGGGAGAAGATGGCTATATGCGCATTGCAAAAGAAGTGATGGAATCTGCCGAAAAAATAAAGAAAGCGGTAGATGCTATGGATGGAATTTATGTGATCAGTAATCCTGAAATGAGCTTGCTGGCCATCGGTTCTAATGATATTGATATGATAGAATTGGGAGACGAGCTGCAATTTAAAGGTTGGTATATCGATAAGCAGCAAAACCCAAGCAGCTTGCACTTGACCTTGTCCCAAGGAAATTTGGCCATTGTAGATGAATTTTTGGCAGATTTAAAAGAGGCATTGGCAAAAGCGAAAAAATTCAGTTTGAATAAAATTGCGACCAAGGCCGCTTCCGGATTTGCAAAAGGCGCAGCAAAAGTTTTGTCGGAAGATGCCATGAGCAAATTGACAACTATGCTGCAAAAAGCGGGCGGAAAAGGGCTGCCAAAGCGTTCTGCTCCCATGTATGGCTTGATGGGTTCGCTGCCAAACAAAGGCGATGTGGACGATTTAATCTTGAATATGTTGGATGGTCTGAATAAATTGGATTGA
- a CDS encoding valine--tRNA ligase, whose amino-acid sequence MEIPKTYSPKDIEGKWYKYWQERDFFSSKPDEREPYTIVIPPPNVTGVLHMGHMLNNTIQDVLIRKARLQGKNACWVPGTDHASIATEAKVVAKLKAEGINKWDISREEFLKHAWKWTDKHGGIILQQLKRLGASCDWNRTTFTMDETRYESVIKVFVDLYNKGKIYRGYRMVNWDPEAKTTVSDEEVIHKDVSQKLYYLQYKVVDSKETVTIATTRPETILGDTAVCINPNDERFQHLKGKKVIVPIANREIPIIEDDYVDMEFGTGCLKVTPAHDVNDKEIGDRHQLEIIDILHEDGTLNHHGLHYAGQDRFVARKNITKELGEIGALSKEEDYQTTVGTSERTGAVIEPRLSEQWFLAMKEISEPALKAVMDDAVQLIPGKFKNTYRHWMENVRDWNISRQLYWGHQIPAWYFGEGKEDFVVAENEQDALKLAQEKAGNATLKLEDLKQDPDVLDTWFSSWIWPLSVFDGIRNPDNEEINYYYPTQTLVTAPEILFFWVARMIIAGFEYKNEKPFSDVYLTGIVRDKQGRKMSKSLGNSPDPIELIEKHGADGVRVGMLLCSPAGNDLPFDESLCEQGRNFSNKIWNALRLIKGFEIDDAIVTPQTSEIAMQWFEERLAEVLVQLEDQFSRFKLSEALMTLYKLIWDDFCSWYLEMIKPDYQKPIDRKTYEQSIVFFEQLMQLIHPFMPFVSEEIWHLLKEDRAEEDCITVSSWPAVKAKNPAILSEAETAKQVISKVREIRNKNGLKKRELLDVYAQAESAEAYDNFKLLIERLAFINPIEWVEEEKSGLQAFVLKSDKFYVDSGQEVDAEAEREKIESEIKYTRGFLKSVKGKLSNARFVNNAPDAVVEKEKQKLADGEAKLKALEESLGNL is encoded by the coding sequence ATGGAAATCCCCAAAACATACAGCCCCAAAGACATTGAAGGAAAATGGTACAAATATTGGCAAGAGCGAGATTTTTTCTCCTCAAAGCCCGATGAGCGCGAGCCTTACACCATCGTGATTCCACCGCCCAATGTTACAGGAGTGCTGCACATGGGCCACATGCTCAACAATACCATTCAGGATGTACTGATCCGCAAGGCGCGTCTTCAAGGGAAAAATGCCTGTTGGGTGCCGGGAACAGATCACGCATCTATTGCTACAGAAGCAAAAGTGGTGGCCAAGCTCAAAGCCGAAGGCATCAACAAATGGGACATCAGCCGGGAGGAATTTCTCAAACACGCCTGGAAATGGACCGACAAACATGGTGGCATCATTCTGCAGCAATTGAAAAGATTGGGCGCTTCCTGCGACTGGAATCGCACAACATTTACCATGGATGAAACCCGCTACGAAAGCGTCATCAAGGTTTTTGTGGACCTTTACAACAAAGGAAAAATTTACAGAGGCTACCGCATGGTCAATTGGGATCCCGAGGCCAAAACCACCGTTTCGGATGAAGAGGTCATCCACAAGGATGTCAGCCAAAAGCTCTACTATTTGCAATACAAAGTGGTGGATTCAAAAGAAACCGTAACCATTGCCACCACCCGTCCCGAAACCATTTTGGGCGATACGGCAGTATGTATCAATCCGAATGACGAACGCTTTCAGCACCTGAAAGGCAAAAAGGTAATCGTGCCTATTGCCAATCGTGAAATCCCCATTATTGAGGACGATTATGTGGACATGGAATTCGGTACCGGCTGCCTGAAAGTTACGCCCGCCCACGATGTGAATGACAAGGAAATTGGCGATCGTCACCAATTGGAGATCATTGATATTTTGCATGAAGATGGTACGCTGAACCATCACGGATTGCACTATGCCGGACAGGATCGTTTTGTGGCTCGAAAAAATATCACAAAGGAACTAGGGGAAATCGGAGCGCTGAGCAAGGAAGAAGATTATCAAACCACAGTGGGAACCAGTGAGCGCACGGGTGCTGTGATTGAGCCGCGCCTTTCCGAGCAATGGTTTTTGGCCATGAAGGAAATCTCAGAACCCGCTCTGAAAGCCGTAATGGACGATGCGGTTCAGTTGATTCCGGGCAAATTCAAGAACACCTATCGCCATTGGATGGAAAATGTGCGCGATTGGAATATTTCGCGTCAATTGTATTGGGGACACCAAATTCCGGCCTGGTATTTTGGCGAGGGAAAAGAAGACTTTGTAGTGGCCGAAAATGAGCAGGATGCCCTAAAATTGGCACAGGAAAAAGCTGGCAATGCGACCCTGAAACTGGAAGATTTAAAACAAGATCCCGATGTTTTGGATACCTGGTTTTCCAGTTGGATTTGGCCATTGAGCGTTTTTGATGGCATTCGCAATCCCGATAATGAAGAGATCAATTATTACTACCCCACGCAAACATTGGTTACTGCGCCCGAAATCCTCTTTTTCTGGGTGGCGCGCATGATCATTGCCGGCTTTGAATACAAAAATGAAAAGCCATTCAGCGATGTGTATCTCACTGGAATTGTGCGCGATAAGCAAGGGCGTAAAATGTCAAAATCACTGGGCAATTCGCCAGACCCCATTGAGCTGATCGAAAAGCACGGAGCAGATGGCGTAAGAGTGGGCATGTTGCTGTGTTCCCCTGCCGGAAACGATTTGCCTTTTGACGAATCGCTATGTGAGCAGGGCAGGAATTTCTCCAATAAAATATGGAATGCACTGCGCTTGATCAAAGGTTTTGAAATCGATGATGCTATCGTAACACCTCAGACTTCTGAGATAGCCATGCAGTGGTTTGAGGAGCGACTGGCAGAGGTCTTGGTTCAGTTGGAAGATCAGTTCAGCCGCTTTAAATTGAGCGAGGCTTTAATGACTCTGTACAAATTGATATGGGATGATTTCTGTTCCTGGTATTTGGAAATGATCAAGCCCGATTATCAAAAGCCCATTGACCGAAAAACCTATGAGCAAAGCATTGTTTTCTTTGAACAATTGATGCAGTTGATCCATCCATTTATGCCATTTGTAAGCGAGGAAATTTGGCATTTGCTAAAAGAAGATAGGGCAGAAGAGGATTGCATTACCGTGAGTTCGTGGCCCGCAGTAAAAGCAAAAAACCCTGCAATATTGAGCGAGGCGGAAACGGCCAAGCAGGTGATTTCAAAAGTGCGTGAAATTCGCAATAAAAATGGTTTGAAGAAACGCGAATTGTTGGATGTATATGCGCAGGCAGAATCTGCTGAAGCCTATGATAATTTCAAACTGCTGATCGAAAGATTGGCCTTTATCAATCCCATCGAATGGGTAGAAGAAGAGAAAAGCGGTTTACAGGCTTTTGTTTTGAAATCCGACAAATTTTATGTGGATTCGGGACAGGAAGTTGATGCAGAAGCAGAACGTGAAAAAATTGAATCGGAGATAAAATACACGCGTGGTTTCTTGAAATCCGTAAAAGGCAAATTGAGCAATGCGCGCTTTGTAAACAATGCCCCCGATGCAGTAGTGGAAAAGGAAAAACAAAAACTGGCCGATGGCGAGGCAAAGTTGAAGGCCCTAGAGGAGAGTTTGGGCAATTTGTAA
- a CDS encoding NRDE family protein, with protein sequence MCLIALAYKVHEKYPVLFAANRDEFYKRETQQMHWWEDGILAGRDLEAGGTWFACDKKGRWGAVTNYRNLKLHTNDALSRGRLIPDYLNGTADAATFLENLKPQCEKYNPFNLLLFDQNGLYYFNNIEKQIQELKPGIHTLSNAFLNSDWPKSKKAAIKFESLIQQEKTEPDSVFKMLRDEQLADKSELPDTGVGMEWEQVLSSMFIKSPDYGTRCSTFMRMDNDQNTEVWEQTYVPDTDEALKYFSF encoded by the coding sequence ATGTGTTTAATCGCTTTAGCATACAAAGTCCATGAAAAATACCCCGTTCTTTTTGCGGCCAATCGCGATGAGTTCTACAAAAGGGAAACGCAGCAGATGCACTGGTGGGAAGATGGGATTTTAGCTGGAAGGGACTTGGAAGCAGGTGGTACTTGGTTTGCCTGCGATAAAAAAGGGCGGTGGGGAGCTGTAACGAATTACCGCAACCTGAAGCTGCACACAAATGATGCCCTGTCGCGGGGTAGATTGATTCCCGATTATCTGAATGGAACAGCGGATGCTGCAACATTTTTGGAAAACCTCAAACCACAATGCGAAAAATACAATCCGTTCAATCTCTTGCTTTTTGACCAAAATGGCTTGTATTACTTCAATAATATCGAAAAGCAAATACAAGAGCTAAAGCCCGGAATTCACACATTGAGCAATGCATTTCTCAATTCCGACTGGCCAAAGAGCAAAAAGGCGGCCATAAAATTTGAATCTCTTATTCAACAGGAAAAAACTGAGCCCGATTCTGTATTTAAAATGCTGCGCGATGAGCAACTGGCTGATAAAAGTGAACTGCCAGATACCGGTGTCGGAATGGAATGGGAGCAAGTACTTTCTTCAATGTTTATCAAAAGTCCCGACTATGGTACACGCTGCAGTACTTTTATGCGCATGGATAATGATCAGAATACAGAAGTTTGGGAACAGACCTATGTGCCCGATACGGATGAGGCACTTAAATATTTTAGTTTTTAG
- a CDS encoding four helix bundle protein, protein MREQISKRFLDFCVCIYRQEKILCKSFSGKHVYQQLFRAGTSAAANYEEATSAESKKDFVHKMQVVLKEIREAHFWIRFAIKAKMLPAENADTKYLFSESKELLNIIGKAVSTTKKNMS, encoded by the coding sequence ATGAGAGAACAAATTTCCAAACGCTTTCTGGATTTTTGTGTTTGCATTTATCGGCAAGAAAAAATTTTGTGTAAATCATTCAGTGGAAAGCACGTTTACCAACAATTGTTTAGGGCGGGAACTTCAGCAGCGGCAAATTATGAAGAAGCGACATCAGCAGAAAGCAAAAAGGATTTTGTCCATAAAATGCAAGTTGTGTTAAAAGAAATACGAGAAGCCCATTTTTGGATACGTTTTGCAATAAAAGCCAAGATGCTTCCAGCAGAAAATGCTGATACTAAATACCTGTTTTCTGAGAGCAAAGAGCTGCTCAATATCATTGGGAAAGCAGTTTCGACAACTAAGAAAAACATGTCGTAG
- a CDS encoding membrane dipeptidase: protein MNEFFVDIHIHPNLKAFGSDHPKPTANLWEKIEHKYSDNRLMRYIRRGSDMLYKYSQSNFDALMKGNVRVVMLSITPLEKGFLKFRNLPGLVLNKKNQLDIMEHVSGTSRNYVKHQLSKKYDYYDSFKREHKYIVDQQGKSPCGKYAFEIAKNYKHLQKIVKDPNKIAVILSMEGGYSFGVGTEESEAKSTEELKKLLSKRVKEVKSWEYPPFSINVCHHFWNQLCGHSKSLKGTSDLLVNQSKGVNKGMTELGRHFFRELLSRHNGPRINIDTKHMSVSSRREYFGFVRNYNYLNPDDKIPLICSHTGVNGYKELENSVWKNDTPRKAKNSYFQNWSINVSDEEARIVHESDGIIGMILDKTVLGGGEFHKKLQTAKTEERKQKLMLKLLWRSIFQIVSACDAKTAWDIIAIGSDYDGAISHLDPYYSSECFPQLKEDLISYLEETKLHEELWHGYSPKQLVEKIMTKNALRFYEKYFV from the coding sequence ATGAACGAATTTTTTGTTGACATCCATATCCACCCAAATCTAAAGGCGTTTGGAAGCGATCATCCTAAGCCTACCGCAAATCTTTGGGAAAAAATAGAACACAAATACTCAGACAATCGTCTGATGCGATATATCCGCAGGGGTTCAGATATGCTCTACAAATATTCCCAGTCCAATTTTGATGCCTTGATGAAGGGAAACGTAAGGGTGGTGATGCTCTCCATTACCCCATTGGAAAAGGGCTTTCTGAAATTTAGAAATCTCCCTGGATTGGTTTTGAACAAGAAAAATCAATTAGATATCATGGAGCATGTAAGCGGCACGAGTCGCAATTATGTCAAGCATCAGCTCAGCAAAAAATACGATTATTACGATTCCTTTAAAAGGGAGCACAAATATATAGTAGATCAGCAAGGCAAAAGCCCCTGTGGCAAATATGCATTTGAAATTGCCAAAAATTACAAGCACCTACAGAAAATTGTAAAAGATCCCAACAAAATTGCAGTGATCCTTTCAATGGAGGGCGGCTATTCCTTTGGCGTGGGTACGGAAGAATCGGAAGCTAAATCTACCGAAGAACTGAAAAAACTATTGAGCAAGCGGGTAAAGGAAGTAAAGTCCTGGGAATATCCACCTTTTTCCATCAATGTTTGTCACCATTTTTGGAATCAATTGTGCGGGCATTCCAAGAGTCTCAAAGGCACTTCTGATCTCTTGGTCAATCAGAGCAAAGGAGTAAACAAAGGCATGACCGAGTTGGGGCGGCATTTTTTCAGGGAACTGCTTTCCAGGCACAATGGGCCGCGCATCAATATCGATACCAAGCACATGAGCGTTTCATCGCGCAGGGAATATTTTGGTTTTGTGCGCAATTACAATTACCTAAACCCCGATGATAAAATCCCACTGATATGTAGCCATACGGGAGTGAATGGGTACAAAGAGTTGGAAAATTCTGTCTGGAAAAACGATACGCCTCGAAAAGCAAAGAATTCCTATTTTCAAAATTGGAGCATCAATGTGAGCGATGAAGAAGCGCGCATTGTGCACGAATCGGATGGAATTATCGGGATGATATTGGACAAGACCGTATTGGGCGGTGGCGAATTCCACAAAAAATTACAAACAGCCAAAACAGAAGAACGCAAGCAGAAATTGATGCTGAAATTGCTTTGGCGCAGCATTTTCCAAATAGTATCGGCCTGTGATGCCAAAACTGCATGGGATATTATTGCCATTGGTTCCGATTACGATGGAGCCATTTCGCATTTAGACCCTTATTATAGTTCAGAGTGTTTTCCTCAGCTTAAAGAAGATTTGATAAGTTATTTGGAAGAGACTAAATTACATGAAGAACTTTGGCATGGGTACTCGCCCAAGCAATTGGTAGAGAAAATAATGACTAAAAATGCCCTTCGCTTTTACGAGAAATATTTTGTGTAA
- a CDS encoding DUF4275 family protein produces MENIISRLNSQNIDYVELPETDFEKIRNLWIEKFTKGYKAPHIDRYLWHIFSYNYGLAIEGEIAEIKYKKQYPCDLLIFNERFNFCLKIEKSAIPDIQIDDFMDDIYIVHANYRWTYVIPHEIDSMGPYFKKIID; encoded by the coding sequence ATGGAAAACATAATATCAAGACTTAACAGTCAAAATATTGATTACGTTGAATTACCTGAAACGGACTTTGAGAAAATAAGAAATTTGTGGATTGAGAAATTTACAAAAGGATATAAAGCTCCGCATATTGATAGATATTTATGGCACATTTTCAGTTATAATTATGGATTGGCAATTGAAGGTGAAATAGCGGAGATTAAATATAAAAAACAGTACCCATGCGACTTATTGATATTTAATGAAAGATTTAATTTCTGCTTAAAAATAGAAAAGTCAGCAATCCCCGATATTCAAATAGATGATTTTATGGATGATATTTATATTGTTCATGCTAATTATCGTTGGACATATGTGATACCTCATGAGATAGATTCTATGGGGCCATATTTCAAAAAAATCATTGATTGA
- a CDS encoding universal stress protein yields the protein MNTIVLTTDFSEFAHNAGKYALHLAQKIKANISLFHAYHVPVIDPMTPAEYLKELSDSVKKDAEEKLAEEKNKLKSYAKKIGYETVEINTDSSFGFAVGEIIAHVKKQNPRLLVMGTRHMGGLEKAIFGSVNQPILERAEVPVLLVPGDAQFEEEAPKILYATDFKEKDTDAISTLLEFAVLLGSEVHCVHFDLDGFVNIDRADMEEIEARFEAERKAGHIDFEIVSADNLEEGMDQYIKDRQIDLLAMLTKKRSLFEKILESSKTKAMASRTDIPLIAFQSE from the coding sequence ATGAACACAATAGTACTGACTACCGATTTTTCTGAATTTGCACACAATGCCGGGAAATATGCATTGCACCTGGCTCAAAAAATAAAAGCAAATATTAGCCTGTTCCATGCTTATCATGTTCCGGTGATTGATCCTATGACACCGGCTGAGTATTTGAAAGAGTTGTCAGACAGTGTAAAAAAAGACGCTGAGGAAAAGCTTGCTGAGGAAAAGAACAAATTGAAATCCTATGCTAAAAAGATCGGTTATGAAACAGTAGAGATAAATACGGATTCTTCCTTTGGATTTGCGGTAGGTGAAATAATTGCTCATGTCAAAAAGCAAAACCCACGCTTGCTTGTAATGGGCACGCGGCATATGGGCGGACTTGAGAAAGCCATTTTCGGTAGCGTAAACCAGCCTATTTTGGAAAGGGCAGAAGTGCCTGTTTTATTGGTTCCTGGTGATGCGCAGTTTGAAGAAGAAGCACCTAAAATTTTGTACGCTACGGATTTTAAGGAAAAAGATACCGATGCTATCTCTACATTACTGGAATTTGCCGTTTTGCTTGGTAGTGAAGTCCACTGTGTGCACTTCGATCTGGATGGTTTTGTAAATATTGACCGGGCAGATATGGAGGAAATCGAAGCGCGATTCGAAGCCGAGAGAAAAGCCGGGCATATTGATTTTGAAATAGTCAGTGCAGATAACCTGGAAGAAGGCATGGACCAATACATCAAAGACCGGCAGATAGACCTGTTGGCTATGCTGACCAAAAAACGCAGCCTTTTCGAAAAGATATTGGAAAGCAGCAAAACCAAGGCTATGGCCAGCCGAACGGATATCCCCTTGATCGCTTTTCAGAGCGAGTAG